A genomic segment from Lignipirellula cremea encodes:
- a CDS encoding PulJ/GspJ family protein, which produces MNRRTGSSLIEVLTAVALTTVLAGLSTAAIHTIYRANQTIVAGSEQRQQISRLARHLRRDAQLAVDCQAAADQQSLTFTLPDGRNIQYEHTSRGVRRFVRLREKTIHRDAFVLPGSETQFALVTLAEQPASDSKSRMIAQVILQFAGDEKNPRRQRRIEAAVSARRPE; this is translated from the coding sequence ATGAATCGTCGCACTGGCTCTTCACTGATCGAAGTGCTGACCGCCGTAGCCTTGACGACGGTCCTGGCCGGTCTTTCTACCGCCGCCATTCACACCATCTATCGGGCAAATCAAACGATTGTCGCCGGTTCGGAACAGCGACAGCAGATCTCCCGTCTGGCCCGCCACCTGCGTCGGGACGCCCAGTTGGCCGTGGATTGCCAGGCTGCGGCGGACCAGCAAAGTCTGACCTTCACCCTGCCCGACGGCCGGAACATCCAGTACGAACACACATCGCGGGGCGTAAGGCGTTTTGTCCGCCTGCGGGAGAAAACCATCCATCGCGATGCGTTCGTCCTGCCGGGAAGCGAAACACAGTTCGCCCTGGTCACACTGGCGGAGCAACCAGCGTCGGATAGCAAGTCGCGCATGATCGCGCAAGTGATCCTGCAGTTTGCCGGCGATGAAAAGAACCCCCGGCGGCAACGCCGGATTGAAGCGGCCGTGTCCGCCAGGAGGCCCGAATGA
- a CDS encoding PilX N-terminal domain-containing pilus assembly protein — protein sequence MNVHPPSRRGAILALALAALLVVMLVGGAMLQSLVMDLRSVRQTQDQSQAYWLAQSGLERARARLAQEPDFREETWSIPSDVFGEPRQGQVEIRVEQDQGGGPQRILVTARYGGRLDTAARASVEAAFSLPVDEPPGPTSPQEQE from the coding sequence ATGAACGTTCATCCGCCATCGCGCCGCGGCGCGATCCTCGCCCTGGCGCTGGCCGCCCTGCTGGTGGTGATGCTGGTCGGCGGCGCCATGTTACAATCCCTGGTGATGGACCTGCGGTCCGTACGCCAGACCCAGGACCAGTCCCAGGCGTACTGGCTGGCGCAAAGCGGCCTGGAGCGGGCCCGCGCTCGCCTGGCGCAGGAGCCCGACTTCCGCGAGGAAACCTGGTCGATTCCGTCGGACGTTTTCGGCGAGCCGCGCCAGGGACAAGTGGAAATCCGCGTGGAGCAGGACCAGGGCGGCGGGCCGCAGCGGATCCTGGTTACGGCCCGCTACGGGGGCCGCCTGGACACGGCCGCCAGGGCGTCGGTTGAAGCGGCGTTTTCCCTGCCAGTCGATGAGCCGCCGGGCCCGACATCGCCCCAGGAACAGGAGTGA